Proteins encoded by one window of Musa acuminata AAA Group cultivar baxijiao chromosome BXJ2-9, Cavendish_Baxijiao_AAA, whole genome shotgun sequence:
- the LOC135623271 gene encoding rho GTPase-activating protein REN1-like isoform X2, translating to MFSRVDHSSFHLKAALPQKGSEANVTLGGIDLNNSGSVVVKADKKILTVLFPDGRDGRTFTLKAETSEDLYEWKAALENAVAQAPSAALALGQNGIFHNEITESIEASHDQWKDTQPATSTVIGRPILLALEDIDGSPSFLEKALRFIEQHGIKVEGILRQSADVEEVKCRVREYEQGKNEFSSDEDAHVVGDCIKYVLRELPSSPVPASCCTALVEAYRTDRGIRVDSMRTAIYKTFPEPNRRLLQRILKMMQTVAEKKSQNRMSLSALAACMAPLLLRPLLAGDCEFEDDFNMGGDGSLQLLRAAAAANHAQAIVIILLEQYDSVFDEDFLRESSISSGLYSDSGDGDVEDDDSTDNDIPDDDEYHDEHNSDDDLTDTDTPGDDGYSDENNGLEADIDDDSECLSTKPISESNSNVGSDPHDNKVLDNQKRDGASLQDSDVLDAPKILADSVHDTSLQEVCQKKLSSVSEIPYLEDSSAQKCETLLHDESNAIGSHVSASHESIGDNSTSTSPMPKSVSHILSSSARKAIDKPNEPVVCARRPTIWGRTSAKKNLSMESIDLLSEDEIAIQNLENTKNDLQNKIAKEVKGNAVLQESLERRKEALDERRLALERDIERLREQLQKERDLRASLESGLMNMRPGLVSFSSAMDSKTREDLEEVALAEADIVTLKQKVADLRGQLNHELKQSYASLCESCGKCFHSRDHSAEKDQSEDVSSINLVDQHENFLKQDDALSGVVCETMPAKEQELPSSREAEPPQYQNREPTSQTTISLGTRSASSTKDSIAKLSSEDEDTKKTEAQGLLSSPRAETSSGQLQANQRGIKSPVSSCISNIEEPVTTTCKSLSKNSTSRGENSPGYENMEGQCQESMSSSDGQPPQKQRMNIVKQSSKLPQGPNKVLPSTEESVKVGQNTASKKFSLWGQNVKKEAQDPSLSNKQSNNPRPSDTESNSLKSQTSASVSSSVELAIAGLSGTTKKHSSRPEEQVSSSASALAKLTNRLNFLKERRAQLVNELQFVQNNHTLGQDGPPPRTKSR from the exons GCTGCTCTCCCTCAAAAGGGAAGTGAAGCAAATGTAACGCTTGGTGGTATTGACCTGAATAATTCAGGAAG TGTTGTCGTGAAAGCAGACAAAAAGATTTTAACAGTATTGTTTCCTGATGGCCGGGATGGGAGAACTTTTACATTAAAGGCAG AAACTTCTGAGGATCTATACGAGTGGAAAGCTGCATTAGAGAATGCTGTGGCACAAGCACCTAGTGCAGCCCTTGCATTGGGACAGAATGGAATATTCCACAATGAAATAACTGAATCAATTGAAGCTTCACATGATCAAT GGAAAGATACACAGCCTGCGACATCCACTGTGATTGGTAGGCCTATCTTGCTTGCACTTGAAGACATTGATGGAAGCCCATCATTCTTGGAAAAGGCCCTCAGGTTCATTGAGCAACATg GAATCAAAGTGGAAGGTATCCTGCGGCAGTCTGCTGATGTTGAAGAGGTAAAATGCAGAGTTCGTGAATATGAACAGG GAAAAAATGAGTTTTCTTCAGATGAGGATGCACATGTTGTTGGAGACTGTATCAAG TATGTGCTGCGAGAGTTGCCATCTTCTCCTGTTCCTGCATCTTGTTGTACCGCACTGGTTGAAGCATATA GAACTGATCGTGGAATCAGAGTTGACTCTATGCGCACTGCAATATACAAAACTTTCCCAGAGCCTAATCGTCGTTTACTGCAAAG GATTCTTAAGATGATGCAAACAGTGGCCGAGAAAAAGTCTCAGAACCGTATGTCACTTTCGGCTTTAGCAGCTTGCATGGCTCCATTACTTCTCCGCCCTCTTCTTGCTGGTGATTGTGAATTTGAAGATGATTTTAATATGGGTGGAGACGGTTCTCTTCAACTTCTGAGAGCGGCGGCAGCTGCTAACCATGCTCAAGCCATTGTCATAATTCTGTTGGAGCAGTATGACAGTGTTTTTGAT GAGGATTTCTTGCGTGAGAGCTCAATCTCATCAGGGCTTTACTCTGACTCTGGAGATGGTGATGTTGAAGATGATGATTCAACTGATAATGACATTCCAGATGATGATGAATATCATGATGAGCATAATAGTGATGATGATTTGACTGATACTGACACTCCAGGAGATGATGGATACTCTGATGAGAATAATGGTCTTGAAGCAGATATAGATGATGATTCTGAATGCTTGTCCACTAAACCAATTAGTGAAAGCAACAGCAATGTTGGAAGTGATCCACATGATAATAAG GTCCTGGACAATCAGAAGAGAGATGGTGCATCTCTGCAAGACAGTGATGTTCTTGATGCCCCCAAAATTCTGGCAGATTCAGTACATGATACTTCTTTACAAGAAGTTTGTCAGAAAAAATTATCATCGGTATCTGAGATTCCATATCTTGAGGATTCTAGTGCACAGAAATGTGAAACTTTGCTGCACGATGAAAGTAATGCAATAGGTTCTCATGTTAGTGCCTCCCACGAATCTATTGGTGACAATTCTACTTCCACAAGTCCAATGCCAAAGTCTGTTAGTCATATTTTATCTTCAAGTGCTCGAAAAGCTATAGACAAGCCAAATGAACCAGTTGTCTGTGCAAGACGACCTACTATATGGGGACGTACCTCT GCGAAAAAGAACCTTTCCATGGAGTCAATTGACTTGTTAAGTGAAGATGA GATTGCTATTCAAAATCTTGAGAACACTAAGAATGACCTTCAAAATAAAATTGCCAAGGAG GTAAAGGGAAATGCAGTTTTACAAGAAAGTTTGGAAAGACGAAAGGAAGCTTTGGATGAGCGTCGTTTAGCTCTTGAGCGAGAT ATAGAAAGACTGCGCGAGCAACTACAAAAGGAAAGAGATCTGAGAGCATCCTTAGAATCTGGATTAATGAACATGCGACCTGGGCTTGTATCTTTTTCATCTGCTATGGACAGCAAG ACAAGGGAGGATCTAGAGGAAGTCGCTCTTGCTGAAGCAGATATAGTTACTTTGAAGCAGAAAGTTGCTGATCTTCGTGGTCAGCTTAATCATGAGCTAAAACAAAGCTATGCTTCCTTATGCGAGTCATGTGGCAAATGTTTCCACAGTAGGGATCATTCTGCAGA GAAAGATCAGTCGGAAGATGTTAGTAGCATCAATCTTGTTGATCAACATGAGAATTTTCTGAAACAAGAT GATGCCCTCTCTGGAGTAGTCTGTGAAACTATGCCAGCAAaagagcaagagttgccttcttcaaGAGAAGCAGAGCCTCCTCAGTATCAAAACAGAGAACCAACTAGTCAGACTACTATCTCTTTGGGAACCAGAAGTGCGTCATCTACTAAGGACTCAATTGCAAAGCTCTCTTCTGAGGATGAG GATACAAAAAAGACAGAAGCACAAGGCTTGCTATCTTCTCCAAGAGCTGAGACTTCATCTGGGCAGCTCCAGGCCAATCAACGTGGTATAAAGTCTCCAGTTTCAAGCTGCATCTCAAATATTGAGGAGCCAGTGACGACTACTTGCAAGTCTCTTTCAAAGAATTCCACTTCCAGGGGTGAG AACTCTCCAGGCTATGAGAATATGGAAGGTCAATGCCAAGAATCAATGTCATCATCAGATGGGCAACCACCTCAGAAACAGAGAATGAATATAGTTAAGCAAAGCAGTAAACTCCCCCAGGGCCCTAATAAAGTTCTTCCATCTACTGAAGAGTCGGTGAAAGTTGGACAGAATACTGCTTCAAAGAAATTCTCTTTGTGGGGTCAGAATGTGAAGAAGGAAGCCCAAGATCCATCTTTGTCTAATAAGCAGTCCAACAACCCACGGCCAAGTGACACAGAATCAAATAGTCTGAAATCTCAGACTTCTGCTAGTGTTTCATCTTCTGTGGAGTTGGCAATAGCTGGGCTCAGTGGAACCACAAAAAAACACTCTTCCAGACCTGAG GAACAAGTCTCTTCATCAGCTTCGGCACTTGCAAAGTTGACAAACCGCCTAAACTTTTTGAAGGAACGTCGTGCCCAACTCGTAAACGAGCTACAATTTGTGCAGAATAATCATACTTTAGGTCAAGATGGTCCTCCCCCAAGAACCAAGTCAAGATGA
- the LOC135623271 gene encoding rho GTPase-activating protein 6-like isoform X1: protein MASSHSADNVMQCKTCRCGEGDTNFWITRGSDNPDKQSNNCPNCNVFKSGPLFISSKGIGWTSWKKRWFVLTRTSLVFFRTDPAALPQKGSEANVTLGGIDLNNSGSVVVKADKKILTVLFPDGRDGRTFTLKAETSEDLYEWKAALENAVAQAPSAALALGQNGIFHNEITESIEASHDQWKDTQPATSTVIGRPILLALEDIDGSPSFLEKALRFIEQHGIKVEGILRQSADVEEVKCRVREYEQGKNEFSSDEDAHVVGDCIKYVLRELPSSPVPASCCTALVEAYRTDRGIRVDSMRTAIYKTFPEPNRRLLQRILKMMQTVAEKKSQNRMSLSALAACMAPLLLRPLLAGDCEFEDDFNMGGDGSLQLLRAAAAANHAQAIVIILLEQYDSVFDEDFLRESSISSGLYSDSGDGDVEDDDSTDNDIPDDDEYHDEHNSDDDLTDTDTPGDDGYSDENNGLEADIDDDSECLSTKPISESNSNVGSDPHDNKVLDNQKRDGASLQDSDVLDAPKILADSVHDTSLQEVCQKKLSSVSEIPYLEDSSAQKCETLLHDESNAIGSHVSASHESIGDNSTSTSPMPKSVSHILSSSARKAIDKPNEPVVCARRPTIWGRTSAKKNLSMESIDLLSEDEIAIQNLENTKNDLQNKIAKEVKGNAVLQESLERRKEALDERRLALERDIERLREQLQKERDLRASLESGLMNMRPGLVSFSSAMDSKTREDLEEVALAEADIVTLKQKVADLRGQLNHELKQSYASLCESCGKCFHSRDHSAEKDQSEDVSSINLVDQHENFLKQDDALSGVVCETMPAKEQELPSSREAEPPQYQNREPTSQTTISLGTRSASSTKDSIAKLSSEDEDTKKTEAQGLLSSPRAETSSGQLQANQRGIKSPVSSCISNIEEPVTTTCKSLSKNSTSRGENSPGYENMEGQCQESMSSSDGQPPQKQRMNIVKQSSKLPQGPNKVLPSTEESVKVGQNTASKKFSLWGQNVKKEAQDPSLSNKQSNNPRPSDTESNSLKSQTSASVSSSVELAIAGLSGTTKKHSSRPEEQVSSSASALAKLTNRLNFLKERRAQLVNELQFVQNNHTLGQDGPPPRTKSR, encoded by the exons GCTGCTCTCCCTCAAAAGGGAAGTGAAGCAAATGTAACGCTTGGTGGTATTGACCTGAATAATTCAGGAAG TGTTGTCGTGAAAGCAGACAAAAAGATTTTAACAGTATTGTTTCCTGATGGCCGGGATGGGAGAACTTTTACATTAAAGGCAG AAACTTCTGAGGATCTATACGAGTGGAAAGCTGCATTAGAGAATGCTGTGGCACAAGCACCTAGTGCAGCCCTTGCATTGGGACAGAATGGAATATTCCACAATGAAATAACTGAATCAATTGAAGCTTCACATGATCAAT GGAAAGATACACAGCCTGCGACATCCACTGTGATTGGTAGGCCTATCTTGCTTGCACTTGAAGACATTGATGGAAGCCCATCATTCTTGGAAAAGGCCCTCAGGTTCATTGAGCAACATg GAATCAAAGTGGAAGGTATCCTGCGGCAGTCTGCTGATGTTGAAGAGGTAAAATGCAGAGTTCGTGAATATGAACAGG GAAAAAATGAGTTTTCTTCAGATGAGGATGCACATGTTGTTGGAGACTGTATCAAG TATGTGCTGCGAGAGTTGCCATCTTCTCCTGTTCCTGCATCTTGTTGTACCGCACTGGTTGAAGCATATA GAACTGATCGTGGAATCAGAGTTGACTCTATGCGCACTGCAATATACAAAACTTTCCCAGAGCCTAATCGTCGTTTACTGCAAAG GATTCTTAAGATGATGCAAACAGTGGCCGAGAAAAAGTCTCAGAACCGTATGTCACTTTCGGCTTTAGCAGCTTGCATGGCTCCATTACTTCTCCGCCCTCTTCTTGCTGGTGATTGTGAATTTGAAGATGATTTTAATATGGGTGGAGACGGTTCTCTTCAACTTCTGAGAGCGGCGGCAGCTGCTAACCATGCTCAAGCCATTGTCATAATTCTGTTGGAGCAGTATGACAGTGTTTTTGAT GAGGATTTCTTGCGTGAGAGCTCAATCTCATCAGGGCTTTACTCTGACTCTGGAGATGGTGATGTTGAAGATGATGATTCAACTGATAATGACATTCCAGATGATGATGAATATCATGATGAGCATAATAGTGATGATGATTTGACTGATACTGACACTCCAGGAGATGATGGATACTCTGATGAGAATAATGGTCTTGAAGCAGATATAGATGATGATTCTGAATGCTTGTCCACTAAACCAATTAGTGAAAGCAACAGCAATGTTGGAAGTGATCCACATGATAATAAG GTCCTGGACAATCAGAAGAGAGATGGTGCATCTCTGCAAGACAGTGATGTTCTTGATGCCCCCAAAATTCTGGCAGATTCAGTACATGATACTTCTTTACAAGAAGTTTGTCAGAAAAAATTATCATCGGTATCTGAGATTCCATATCTTGAGGATTCTAGTGCACAGAAATGTGAAACTTTGCTGCACGATGAAAGTAATGCAATAGGTTCTCATGTTAGTGCCTCCCACGAATCTATTGGTGACAATTCTACTTCCACAAGTCCAATGCCAAAGTCTGTTAGTCATATTTTATCTTCAAGTGCTCGAAAAGCTATAGACAAGCCAAATGAACCAGTTGTCTGTGCAAGACGACCTACTATATGGGGACGTACCTCT GCGAAAAAGAACCTTTCCATGGAGTCAATTGACTTGTTAAGTGAAGATGA GATTGCTATTCAAAATCTTGAGAACACTAAGAATGACCTTCAAAATAAAATTGCCAAGGAG GTAAAGGGAAATGCAGTTTTACAAGAAAGTTTGGAAAGACGAAAGGAAGCTTTGGATGAGCGTCGTTTAGCTCTTGAGCGAGAT ATAGAAAGACTGCGCGAGCAACTACAAAAGGAAAGAGATCTGAGAGCATCCTTAGAATCTGGATTAATGAACATGCGACCTGGGCTTGTATCTTTTTCATCTGCTATGGACAGCAAG ACAAGGGAGGATCTAGAGGAAGTCGCTCTTGCTGAAGCAGATATAGTTACTTTGAAGCAGAAAGTTGCTGATCTTCGTGGTCAGCTTAATCATGAGCTAAAACAAAGCTATGCTTCCTTATGCGAGTCATGTGGCAAATGTTTCCACAGTAGGGATCATTCTGCAGA GAAAGATCAGTCGGAAGATGTTAGTAGCATCAATCTTGTTGATCAACATGAGAATTTTCTGAAACAAGAT GATGCCCTCTCTGGAGTAGTCTGTGAAACTATGCCAGCAAaagagcaagagttgccttcttcaaGAGAAGCAGAGCCTCCTCAGTATCAAAACAGAGAACCAACTAGTCAGACTACTATCTCTTTGGGAACCAGAAGTGCGTCATCTACTAAGGACTCAATTGCAAAGCTCTCTTCTGAGGATGAG GATACAAAAAAGACAGAAGCACAAGGCTTGCTATCTTCTCCAAGAGCTGAGACTTCATCTGGGCAGCTCCAGGCCAATCAACGTGGTATAAAGTCTCCAGTTTCAAGCTGCATCTCAAATATTGAGGAGCCAGTGACGACTACTTGCAAGTCTCTTTCAAAGAATTCCACTTCCAGGGGTGAG AACTCTCCAGGCTATGAGAATATGGAAGGTCAATGCCAAGAATCAATGTCATCATCAGATGGGCAACCACCTCAGAAACAGAGAATGAATATAGTTAAGCAAAGCAGTAAACTCCCCCAGGGCCCTAATAAAGTTCTTCCATCTACTGAAGAGTCGGTGAAAGTTGGACAGAATACTGCTTCAAAGAAATTCTCTTTGTGGGGTCAGAATGTGAAGAAGGAAGCCCAAGATCCATCTTTGTCTAATAAGCAGTCCAACAACCCACGGCCAAGTGACACAGAATCAAATAGTCTGAAATCTCAGACTTCTGCTAGTGTTTCATCTTCTGTGGAGTTGGCAATAGCTGGGCTCAGTGGAACCACAAAAAAACACTCTTCCAGACCTGAG GAACAAGTCTCTTCATCAGCTTCGGCACTTGCAAAGTTGACAAACCGCCTAAACTTTTTGAAGGAACGTCGTGCCCAACTCGTAAACGAGCTACAATTTGTGCAGAATAATCATACTTTAGGTCAAGATGGTCCTCCCCCAAGAACCAAGTCAAGATGA
- the LOC135623271 gene encoding rho GTPase-activating protein 6-like isoform X3 has translation MASSHSADNVMQCKTCRCGEGDTNFWITRGSDNPDKQSNNCPNCNVFKSGPLFISSKGIGWTSWKKRWFVLTRTSLVFFRTDPAALPQKGSEANVTLGGIDLNNSGSVVVKADKKILTVLFPDGRDGRTFTLKAETSEDLYEWKAALENAVAQAPSAALALGQNGIFHNEITESIEASHDQWKDTQPATSTVIGRPILLALEDIDGSPSFLEKALRFIEQHGIKVEGILRQSADVEEVKCRVREYEQGKNEFSSDEDAHVVGDCIKYVLRELPSSPVPASCCTALVEAYRTDRGIRVDSMRTAIYKTFPEPNRRLLQRILKMMQTVAEKKSQNRMSLSALAACMAPLLLRPLLAGDCEFEDDFNMGGDGSLQLLRAAAAANHAQAIVIILLEQYDSVFDEDFLRESSISSGLYSDSGDGDVEDDDSTDNDIPDDDEYHDEHNSDDDLTDTDTPGDDGYSDENNGLEADIDDDSECLSTKPISESNSNVGSDPHDNKVLDNQKRDGASLQDSDVLDAPKILADSVHDTSLQEVCQKKLSSVSEIPYLEDSSAQKCETLLHDESNAIGSHVSASHESIGDNSTSTSPMPKSVSHILSSSARKAIDKPNEPVVCARRPTIWGRTSAKKNLSMESIDLLSEDEIAIQNLENTKNDLQNKIAKEVKGNAVLQESLERRKEALDERRLALERDIERLREQLQKERDLRASLESGLMNMRPGLVSFSSAMDSKTREDLEEVALAEADIVTLKQKVADLRGQLNHELKQSYASLCESCGKCFHSRDHSAEKDQSEDVSSINLVDQHENFLKQDDALSGVVCETMPAKEQELPSSREAEPPQYQNREPTSQTTISLGTRSASSTKDSIAKLSSEDEDTKKTEAQGLLSSPRAETSSGQLQANQRGIKSPVSSCISNIEEPVTTTCKSLSKNSTSRELSRL, from the exons GCTGCTCTCCCTCAAAAGGGAAGTGAAGCAAATGTAACGCTTGGTGGTATTGACCTGAATAATTCAGGAAG TGTTGTCGTGAAAGCAGACAAAAAGATTTTAACAGTATTGTTTCCTGATGGCCGGGATGGGAGAACTTTTACATTAAAGGCAG AAACTTCTGAGGATCTATACGAGTGGAAAGCTGCATTAGAGAATGCTGTGGCACAAGCACCTAGTGCAGCCCTTGCATTGGGACAGAATGGAATATTCCACAATGAAATAACTGAATCAATTGAAGCTTCACATGATCAAT GGAAAGATACACAGCCTGCGACATCCACTGTGATTGGTAGGCCTATCTTGCTTGCACTTGAAGACATTGATGGAAGCCCATCATTCTTGGAAAAGGCCCTCAGGTTCATTGAGCAACATg GAATCAAAGTGGAAGGTATCCTGCGGCAGTCTGCTGATGTTGAAGAGGTAAAATGCAGAGTTCGTGAATATGAACAGG GAAAAAATGAGTTTTCTTCAGATGAGGATGCACATGTTGTTGGAGACTGTATCAAG TATGTGCTGCGAGAGTTGCCATCTTCTCCTGTTCCTGCATCTTGTTGTACCGCACTGGTTGAAGCATATA GAACTGATCGTGGAATCAGAGTTGACTCTATGCGCACTGCAATATACAAAACTTTCCCAGAGCCTAATCGTCGTTTACTGCAAAG GATTCTTAAGATGATGCAAACAGTGGCCGAGAAAAAGTCTCAGAACCGTATGTCACTTTCGGCTTTAGCAGCTTGCATGGCTCCATTACTTCTCCGCCCTCTTCTTGCTGGTGATTGTGAATTTGAAGATGATTTTAATATGGGTGGAGACGGTTCTCTTCAACTTCTGAGAGCGGCGGCAGCTGCTAACCATGCTCAAGCCATTGTCATAATTCTGTTGGAGCAGTATGACAGTGTTTTTGAT GAGGATTTCTTGCGTGAGAGCTCAATCTCATCAGGGCTTTACTCTGACTCTGGAGATGGTGATGTTGAAGATGATGATTCAACTGATAATGACATTCCAGATGATGATGAATATCATGATGAGCATAATAGTGATGATGATTTGACTGATACTGACACTCCAGGAGATGATGGATACTCTGATGAGAATAATGGTCTTGAAGCAGATATAGATGATGATTCTGAATGCTTGTCCACTAAACCAATTAGTGAAAGCAACAGCAATGTTGGAAGTGATCCACATGATAATAAG GTCCTGGACAATCAGAAGAGAGATGGTGCATCTCTGCAAGACAGTGATGTTCTTGATGCCCCCAAAATTCTGGCAGATTCAGTACATGATACTTCTTTACAAGAAGTTTGTCAGAAAAAATTATCATCGGTATCTGAGATTCCATATCTTGAGGATTCTAGTGCACAGAAATGTGAAACTTTGCTGCACGATGAAAGTAATGCAATAGGTTCTCATGTTAGTGCCTCCCACGAATCTATTGGTGACAATTCTACTTCCACAAGTCCAATGCCAAAGTCTGTTAGTCATATTTTATCTTCAAGTGCTCGAAAAGCTATAGACAAGCCAAATGAACCAGTTGTCTGTGCAAGACGACCTACTATATGGGGACGTACCTCT GCGAAAAAGAACCTTTCCATGGAGTCAATTGACTTGTTAAGTGAAGATGA GATTGCTATTCAAAATCTTGAGAACACTAAGAATGACCTTCAAAATAAAATTGCCAAGGAG GTAAAGGGAAATGCAGTTTTACAAGAAAGTTTGGAAAGACGAAAGGAAGCTTTGGATGAGCGTCGTTTAGCTCTTGAGCGAGAT ATAGAAAGACTGCGCGAGCAACTACAAAAGGAAAGAGATCTGAGAGCATCCTTAGAATCTGGATTAATGAACATGCGACCTGGGCTTGTATCTTTTTCATCTGCTATGGACAGCAAG ACAAGGGAGGATCTAGAGGAAGTCGCTCTTGCTGAAGCAGATATAGTTACTTTGAAGCAGAAAGTTGCTGATCTTCGTGGTCAGCTTAATCATGAGCTAAAACAAAGCTATGCTTCCTTATGCGAGTCATGTGGCAAATGTTTCCACAGTAGGGATCATTCTGCAGA GAAAGATCAGTCGGAAGATGTTAGTAGCATCAATCTTGTTGATCAACATGAGAATTTTCTGAAACAAGAT GATGCCCTCTCTGGAGTAGTCTGTGAAACTATGCCAGCAAaagagcaagagttgccttcttcaaGAGAAGCAGAGCCTCCTCAGTATCAAAACAGAGAACCAACTAGTCAGACTACTATCTCTTTGGGAACCAGAAGTGCGTCATCTACTAAGGACTCAATTGCAAAGCTCTCTTCTGAGGATGAG GATACAAAAAAGACAGAAGCACAAGGCTTGCTATCTTCTCCAAGAGCTGAGACTTCATCTGGGCAGCTCCAGGCCAATCAACGTGGTATAAAGTCTCCAGTTTCAAGCTGCATCTCAAATATTGAGGAGCCAGTGACGACTACTTGCAAGTCTCTTTCAAAGAATTCCACTTCCAGGG AACTCTCCAGGCTATGA